The following proteins come from a genomic window of Pseudomonas syringae:
- a CDS encoding MacB family efflux pump subunit: MHTPLIDLRNIRKSYGGGDTPLVNVLRRIELSIHAGEFVAIVGASGSGKSTLMNILGCLDRPTSGKYLFAGENVAELGSDELAWLRREAFGFVFQGYHLIPSGSAQENVEMPAIYAGTPAAERHARAAALLDRLGLASRTGNRPHQLSGGQQQRVSIARALMNGGHIILADEPTGALDSHSGAEVMTLLDELASQGHVVILITHDRAVAARANRVIEISDGLVVSDTARDVSDVQHSANPAALQAVDLRKRLNEGSGSRGAWKGELFDAIQAAWRVMWINRFRTALTLLGIVIGVASVVVMLAVGEGSKRQVMAQMSSFGSNIIYLNGKAPNPRAPKGVITLEEVAALGELPEVKMIMPVNGGQAGVRFGNVDHSSYVGGNDTHFPAIFNWPVVEGSYFSEADEQSAAAVAVIGHKVRQKLFGEHTDPVGQYILIENVPFQVVGVLQEKGATSGDLDSDNRIAIPYSSASIRLFGTQDPEYITIATRDANNVKQAEMAIRTLLQRLHNGKQDYELTNNAAMIQAEARTQNTLSLMLGSIAAISLLVGGIGVMNIMLMTVRERTREIGIRMATGARQSDILRQFLTEAVMLSVVGGLAGIVLALGMGAALLLSKVAVAFTLPAVVGAFACALVTGVIFGFMPARKAARLDPVAALTSE, encoded by the coding sequence ATGCACACGCCGCTGATCGACCTGCGGAACATCCGCAAATCCTACGGCGGTGGTGACACCCCGCTGGTCAACGTGCTGCGCCGCATCGAACTGTCCATTCATGCCGGCGAGTTCGTGGCGATTGTCGGCGCGTCCGGCTCCGGCAAGTCGACGCTGATGAATATTCTCGGCTGCCTGGACCGCCCGACCTCGGGCAAATACCTGTTTGCCGGGGAAAACGTTGCCGAACTCGGCAGCGACGAACTGGCCTGGCTGCGTCGTGAAGCGTTCGGCTTCGTATTTCAGGGCTACCACCTGATCCCGTCCGGCTCGGCGCAGGAAAACGTCGAGATGCCAGCGATCTACGCCGGGACGCCTGCCGCCGAACGCCACGCCCGGGCCGCCGCCCTGCTCGACCGTCTGGGTCTGGCATCACGCACCGGCAACCGTCCGCATCAGTTGTCCGGCGGCCAGCAACAACGGGTGTCCATCGCCCGCGCCCTGATGAACGGCGGGCACATCATTCTGGCCGACGAACCCACCGGCGCGCTGGACAGTCACAGCGGCGCGGAGGTCATGACCCTGCTCGACGAGCTGGCCAGCCAGGGCCACGTGGTGATCCTGATTACCCATGACCGAGCGGTGGCGGCGCGCGCCAATCGGGTCATCGAGATCAGCGACGGGCTGGTGGTCAGCGATACCGCTCGGGATGTTTCTGACGTGCAGCACTCAGCCAATCCAGCCGCGCTGCAAGCGGTCGATCTGCGCAAGCGCCTGAACGAGGGCAGCGGCAGCCGCGGTGCCTGGAAAGGCGAACTGTTCGACGCGATTCAGGCCGCGTGGCGGGTCATGTGGATCAACCGTTTTCGTACTGCGCTGACCTTGCTGGGCATTGTCATCGGCGTCGCGTCGGTGGTGGTCATGCTCGCGGTCGGTGAAGGCAGCAAGCGTCAGGTCATGGCGCAGATGTCTTCGTTCGGCTCCAACATCATTTACCTCAACGGCAAGGCTCCTAACCCGCGCGCACCCAAAGGCGTCATCACGCTGGAAGAAGTCGCAGCGCTGGGCGAGCTGCCCGAGGTCAAAATGATCATGCCGGTCAACGGCGGACAGGCCGGGGTACGCTTCGGCAATGTCGATCACTCCAGCTACGTTGGCGGCAACGACACGCACTTCCCGGCCATCTTCAACTGGCCGGTGGTGGAAGGCAGCTACTTCAGCGAGGCCGATGAACAGAGCGCTGCCGCCGTGGCGGTGATTGGTCACAAAGTCCGCCAGAAGCTGTTCGGCGAGCACACTGACCCTGTCGGTCAGTACATCCTCATTGAAAACGTGCCCTTTCAGGTGGTCGGCGTACTCCAGGAAAAAGGCGCGACCTCGGGCGATCTGGACAGTGACAATCGCATCGCCATTCCGTACTCGTCGGCGAGCATCCGCCTGTTCGGCACGCAAGACCCGGAATACATCACCATCGCCACCCGCGACGCCAACAACGTCAAGCAGGCCGAAATGGCGATTCGCACCCTGCTGCAACGCCTGCATAACGGCAAACAGGATTATGAGCTGACCAATAACGCGGCGATGATCCAGGCCGAAGCACGGACTCAGAACACCCTGTCGTTGATGCTTGGCTCGATTGCCGCCATCTCGCTGCTGGTTGGCGGTATCGGGGTAATGAATATCATGCTGATGACCGTGCGTGAACGAACCCGCGAGATCGGCATTCGCATGGCCACCGGGGCGCGACAGAGCGACATTCTGCGTCAGTTCCTCACCGAAGCGGTGATGCTCTCGGTGGTCGGCGGGCTGGCCGGCATCGTGCTGGCGCTGGGGATGGGCGCGGCGTTGTTACTGAGCAAGGTGGCGGTGGCCTTCACCCTGCCTGCGGTGGTCGGCGCCTTTGCCTGCGCGCTGGTCACCGGTGTGATCTTCGGCTTCATGCCTGCCCGCAAAGCTGCCCGCCTCGACCCGGTGGCGGCCCTTACCAGTGAATGA
- a CDS encoding efflux RND transporter periplasmic adaptor subunit, translating to MKRSRYPRRALLVALCLFPVIAVCAWQILPDGNGHASTVTVTRSSIENSVTALGTLQPRSYVDVGSQASGQILKIHAQVGDQVKEGDLLVEIDPSTQKAKLDAARYAIDNLKAQLQEQRALHELAEQKQQRQKSLAAGGATRAEDVQAAQSEFRATQARVDMFKAQILEAQAALRSDEAALGYTRIYAPMSGTVVALDAREGQTLNAQQQTPLILRIARLSPMTVWAEVSEADIGHVKPGMTAYFTTLSGGNRRWSSTVRQILPVPPRPLDQANQGGGSPSSSRKSGGGRVVLYTVLLDVDNSDQALMAEMTAQIFFVAGKAENTLTAPLAALQNGSQADVQTAQVLAANGEVQSRQVRTGISDRLRVQILEGLNEGDRLLMPAPVGSGG from the coding sequence ATGAAACGCTCTCGATACCCTCGACGCGCCCTCCTCGTGGCGCTGTGCCTGTTTCCGGTCATTGCCGTGTGTGCCTGGCAGATCCTGCCCGACGGCAACGGCCATGCATCAACCGTGACGGTGACCCGCAGCAGCATCGAAAACAGCGTGACCGCGCTGGGCACCCTGCAACCGCGCAGCTATGTAGACGTGGGGTCGCAGGCCAGCGGGCAGATCCTGAAAATCCATGCGCAGGTCGGAGATCAGGTCAAGGAAGGCGACTTGTTGGTGGAAATCGATCCTTCGACACAAAAAGCCAAACTCGACGCCGCGCGTTACGCCATCGACAACCTCAAGGCCCAGCTTCAGGAACAACGTGCGCTGCACGAGCTGGCAGAGCAGAAGCAGCAACGACAGAAAAGCCTGGCGGCGGGCGGTGCCACGCGCGCCGAAGACGTGCAGGCAGCGCAATCGGAGTTTCGTGCCACGCAGGCACGGGTCGACATGTTCAAGGCGCAGATCCTCGAAGCCCAGGCCGCGCTGCGCAGTGACGAAGCCGCATTGGGTTACACACGCATCTACGCCCCCATGAGCGGCACGGTGGTCGCGCTGGATGCCCGCGAAGGCCAGACGCTGAACGCGCAACAACAGACTCCACTGATTCTGCGCATCGCCCGGCTGTCGCCGATGACTGTCTGGGCCGAAGTCTCGGAGGCCGACATCGGCCACGTCAAACCGGGGATGACGGCTTATTTCACCACGCTCAGTGGCGGCAACCGGCGCTGGAGCAGCACCGTGCGGCAGATTCTGCCAGTGCCGCCCAGGCCGCTGGACCAGGCCAATCAGGGCGGCGGCAGCCCGAGCAGTTCGCGCAAGAGCGGTGGCGGCCGGGTGGTGCTCTATACCGTGTTACTGGACGTCGACAACAGCGATCAAGCGCTGATGGCAGAAATGACCGCACAAATCTTCTTTGTCGCCGGCAAAGCCGAAAACACCCTCACTGCGCCGCTCGCGGCCCTGCAAAACGGTTCGCAGGCCGATGTTCAGACCGCACAGGTGCTGGCCGCCAATGGCGAGGTACAGAGTCGCCAGGTACGCACCGGAATCAGCGACCGGTTACGGGTACAGATTCTCGAGGGTTTGAATGAAGGTGACCGCCTGCTGATGCCCGCGCCTGTCGGCAGCGGAGGCTGA
- a CDS encoding acylase — translation MSRTLPGFVFAGLSFAVVLPAQALVAPEPQASLHKAASAEIRRTGFGVPHIVADDERGLGYGIGYAYAQDNLCLLANEIVTVNGERSRYFGPDKATLEQRNNMASDLLFKWLNTPEALADFWKAQPPEIRQLMQGYVAGYNRSLAEQNSKGLPPACAAEWVRPISTDDLVRLTRRLLVEGGVGQFTEAFAGAKPPSAQKPLQVDSQQARALQLAAARNERFALERGSNAVAVGRDLSANGRGMLLANPHFPWGGGMRFYQMHLTIPGKLDVMGAALPGLPLINIGFNRHLAWSHTVDTSKHFTLHRLQLDPKDSTRYMLDGKSVAMGKQQISVEVEQPDGSLKAVPRIIYSSKFGPVVQWPGKLDWDDKFAFSLRDANLENDRVLQQWYAMDKADSLKAFQDSVHKIQGIPWVNTLAVDAKGQALYMNLSVVPNVDAAKLARCSDPRIGTELIVLDGSRSACNWDLSPEAAQAGIYPSSRQPQLLRTDFVQHSNDSAWMVNPAVPLKNFSPLISQDGQPLGQRARFALDRLSSLEKTGKVNVENLQAMVMGNEVYQAGQVLPDLLKFCASQLGDDAARLAPLCAALKAWDGRADLNSGIGFVYFQRIVTSMQAVASRWRVVFDPQDPVHTPSGLAIEYPEVATALRAAMLAAVDEVAKAGLSADSTWGDIQVSSISGKAIPIHGGPAGLGIYNAMQTVAGKDGKREVVSGTSYLQVVTFDEHGPKAQGLLAFSESSNPQSEHSWDQTEAFSKKQWSTLPFTEQQIKADPAYQVQVIKE, via the coding sequence ATTTCCAGAACACTGCCCGGTTTTGTTTTTGCAGGCCTTTCGTTCGCTGTGGTTCTGCCTGCGCAGGCCTTGGTTGCCCCCGAGCCTCAGGCCTCCCTGCATAAGGCCGCTAGCGCCGAGATCCGGCGTACCGGCTTTGGCGTGCCGCACATCGTCGCGGATGACGAGCGAGGCTTGGGCTATGGCATCGGTTACGCCTATGCGCAGGACAATCTGTGCCTGCTGGCCAATGAAATCGTCACGGTCAATGGCGAGCGCTCGCGCTATTTCGGACCGGACAAGGCGACCCTTGAGCAGCGCAACAACATGGCCAGCGACCTGCTGTTCAAGTGGCTTAATACACCAGAAGCGCTGGCGGATTTCTGGAAGGCCCAGCCGCCGGAGATTCGCCAGTTGATGCAGGGCTATGTCGCTGGTTACAACCGCTCTCTGGCTGAGCAGAACAGCAAGGGCCTGCCGCCAGCCTGCGCGGCCGAGTGGGTGCGCCCGATCAGCACTGACGATCTGGTGCGCCTGACACGTCGCCTGCTGGTCGAAGGCGGAGTGGGGCAGTTCACTGAAGCCTTTGCCGGAGCCAAACCGCCTTCTGCGCAAAAGCCTTTGCAGGTTGATAGTCAGCAGGCTCGAGCGCTGCAACTGGCCGCTGCCCGCAACGAACGCTTTGCCCTGGAGCGCGGCAGCAATGCCGTGGCGGTGGGGCGGGATCTGTCTGCCAACGGGCGCGGCATGCTGTTGGCCAATCCACACTTTCCGTGGGGCGGCGGTATGCGCTTCTATCAGATGCACCTGACCATTCCCGGCAAACTGGACGTGATGGGCGCGGCATTGCCGGGTCTGCCGCTGATCAACATCGGTTTCAACCGGCATCTGGCCTGGAGCCATACCGTCGACACGTCGAAACACTTTACGCTGCACCGTCTGCAGCTTGATCCAAAGGACTCGACTCGCTACATGCTGGACGGCAAATCGGTAGCAATGGGCAAGCAGCAGATCAGTGTCGAGGTGGAGCAGCCGGACGGCAGCCTCAAGGCTGTGCCGCGTATCATCTATTCATCGAAGTTCGGTCCGGTGGTGCAATGGCCGGGCAAGCTGGACTGGGACGACAAGTTCGCGTTCAGCCTGCGCGACGCCAACCTGGAAAACGACCGCGTGTTGCAGCAGTGGTACGCAATGGACAAGGCCGACAGCCTCAAGGCGTTTCAGGATTCGGTACACAAGATTCAGGGCATTCCGTGGGTTAACACGCTGGCGGTCGATGCCAAGGGGCAGGCGCTGTACATGAACCTCTCGGTGGTGCCGAACGTGGATGCCGCAAAGCTCGCCCGATGCAGTGACCCGCGGATCGGCACCGAACTGATCGTGCTTGACGGCTCGCGCAGTGCGTGCAACTGGGACCTGTCCCCCGAGGCGGCGCAGGCAGGTATTTACCCGTCTTCGCGTCAGCCGCAGTTGCTACGGACCGATTTCGTGCAGCACTCCAACGATTCGGCCTGGATGGTCAATCCGGCTGTGCCGTTGAAGAACTTTTCACCCCTGATCAGTCAGGATGGTCAGCCACTGGGCCAGCGGGCGCGTTTTGCGCTGGATCGGCTGAGCAGCCTGGAGAAGACGGGGAAGGTCAACGTCGAGAACCTGCAAGCCATGGTCATGGGCAACGAGGTGTATCAGGCCGGGCAAGTGCTGCCGGACCTGCTGAAGTTCTGCGCCTCGCAGCTGGGTGACGATGCAGCGCGTCTGGCACCACTGTGTGCCGCATTGAAAGCCTGGGACGGGCGTGCTGACCTGAACAGCGGCATCGGCTTTGTGTACTTCCAGCGGATCGTGACCTCCATGCAGGCTGTCGCCTCGCGCTGGCGCGTGGTGTTCGATCCGCAGGACCCGGTTCACACGCCAAGCGGGCTGGCCATTGAATACCCGGAAGTCGCCACCGCGCTGCGCGCCGCCATGCTTGCGGCGGTGGATGAGGTGGCCAAGGCGGGACTGTCGGCTGACAGCACGTGGGGGGATATTCAGGTGTCGAGTATCAGCGGCAAAGCAATCCCGATTCACGGCGGCCCGGCAGGGTTGGGTATCTATAATGCGATGCAGACCGTCGCGGGCAAGGATGGCAAGCGCGAAGTGGTCAGCGGCACCAGCTATCTGCAGGTGGTGACATTCGACGAACATGGCCCCAAGGCGCAGGGTTTACTGGCGTTTTCCGAGTCGAGCAACCCGCAGTCCGAGCATTCATGGGACCAGACCGAGGCATTCTCGAAAAAGCAGTGGAGTACTCTGCCGTTCACCGAGCAGCAGATAAAGGCTGATCCGGCGTATCAGGTGCAGGTGATCAAGGAGTAG
- a CDS encoding amino acid aminotransferase codes for MSLFSAVEMAPRDPILGINEAFNADTRTTKVNLGVGVYCDEEGRIPLLRAVAEAEKIRVAQHAPRGYLPIDGIAAYDQAVQKLLLGADSPLIASGRVLTTQSVGGTGALKIGADFLKQLLPNAVVAISDPSWENHRALFETAGFPVHNYRYYDAATHDVNRAGMLEDLQNLPDNSIVVLHACCHNPTGVDLSLDDWKKVLEVVKAKKHVPFLDMAYQGFGQGIQEDALAVRLFAESGLTFFASSSFSKSLSLYGERVGALSIITESKEETARVLSQVKRVIRTNYSNPPTHGAIISAAVLNDPALRALWEEELGEMRVRIQSMRKAMVERLADNPAGQDFSFVGRQCGMFSYSGLTAAQAQRLRSEFGIYALDTGRICVAALNQKNIDVVCDAIKQVL; via the coding sequence ATGAGCCTGTTCTCCGCTGTCGAAATGGCACCCCGCGATCCGATCCTGGGTATCAACGAAGCATTCAACGCCGACACCCGCACCACCAAGGTCAACCTTGGCGTGGGCGTCTACTGTGATGAAGAAGGGCGCATTCCTCTGCTGCGTGCCGTGGCTGAAGCTGAAAAGATCCGTGTGGCCCAGCATGCACCGCGCGGCTACCTGCCGATCGACGGCATTGCCGCCTATGACCAAGCCGTGCAGAAACTGCTGCTGGGGGCCGATTCGCCGCTGATCGCTTCGGGCCGGGTGCTGACCACTCAATCGGTCGGCGGCACGGGCGCCTTGAAGATCGGTGCCGACTTCCTCAAGCAACTGCTGCCCAACGCCGTGGTTGCCATCAGTGACCCGAGCTGGGAAAACCATCGCGCGCTGTTCGAAACCGCGGGTTTCCCGGTGCACAACTATCGCTACTATGACGCGGCCACTCATGATGTGAATCGCGCTGGCATGCTCGAGGACCTGCAGAACCTGCCAGACAACTCGATCGTCGTGCTGCACGCCTGCTGCCACAACCCGACGGGCGTCGACCTGAGCCTGGACGACTGGAAAAAAGTGCTGGAAGTGGTCAAGGCCAAGAAGCACGTACCGTTTCTCGACATGGCTTATCAGGGCTTTGGTCAAGGCATTCAGGAAGACGCGCTGGCGGTGCGCCTGTTCGCCGAGTCGGGCCTGACCTTCTTCGCTTCCAGCTCGTTCTCCAAATCGCTTTCGCTGTACGGCGAGCGCGTCGGTGCGCTGTCGATCATCACTGAGTCGAAGGAAGAAACCGCCCGCGTCCTGTCGCAGGTCAAGCGCGTGATCCGCACCAACTACTCCAACCCGCCGACCCACGGCGCAATCATCTCTGCTGCGGTTCTTAACGATCCGGCATTGCGCGCCCTGTGGGAAGAAGAACTCGGCGAAATGCGCGTGCGCATTCAGAGCATGCGCAAAGCGATGGTCGAGCGTCTGGCCGACAACCCGGCCGGTCAGGATTTCAGCTTTGTCGGCCGCCAGTGCGGCATGTTCTCCTATTCCGGCCTGACCGCCGCCCAGGCCCAGCGCCTGCGCAGTGAATTCGGCATCTATGCACTGGATACCGGGCGCATCTGCGTAGCAGCGCTGAATCAGAAGAACATTGACGTGGTGTGTGACGCGATCAAGCAGGTTCTTTAA
- the uvrB gene encoding excinuclease ABC subunit UvrB has protein sequence MSEFQLVTRFEPAGDQPEAIRQLVEGIDAGLAHQTLLGVTGSGKTFSIANVISQIKRPTLVLAPNKTLAAQLYGEFKAFFPNNAVEYFVSYYDYYQPEAYVPSSDTFIEKDASINDHIEQMRLSATKALLERKDAIIVTTVSCIYGLGSPETYLRMVMHIDRGDKLDQRALLRRLADLQYTRNDMDFARATFRVRGDVIDIYPAESDLEAIRIELFDDEVESLSAFDPLTGEVIRKLPRFTFYPKSHYVTPRETLVEAMENIKVELQERLEYLRSQNKLVEAQRLEQRTRFDLEMMLELGYCNGIENYSRYLSGRPSGAPPPTLFDYLPADALLVIDESHVSVPQVGAMYKGDRSRKETLVEYGFRLPSALDNRPMRFDEWEAISPQTIFVSATPGNYEAEHAGRVVEQVVRPTGLVDPQIEIRPALTQVDDLLSEIHKRAALEERVLVTTLTKRMSEDLTDYLSDHGVRVRYLHSDIDTVERVEIIRDLRLGTFDVLVGINLLREGLDMPEVSLVAILDADKEGFLRSDRSLIQTIGRAARNLNGRAILYADRITGSMERAIGETERRREKQIAFNLEHGITPKGVFKDVADIMEGATVPGSRSKKRKGMAKAAEENARYENELRSPSEINKRIRQLEEKMYQLARDLEFEAAAQMRDEIGKLRERLLAV, from the coding sequence ATGTCCGAGTTCCAGCTCGTTACCCGTTTTGAGCCAGCCGGCGATCAGCCCGAGGCCATTCGCCAACTGGTCGAAGGGATCGACGCCGGGCTCGCGCACCAGACGTTGTTGGGCGTGACCGGCTCGGGCAAGACGTTCAGCATCGCCAACGTGATTTCCCAGATCAAGCGTCCGACGCTGGTGCTGGCACCCAACAAGACCCTGGCCGCGCAGTTGTACGGCGAGTTCAAGGCGTTTTTCCCGAACAACGCTGTGGAGTATTTCGTCTCTTACTACGACTACTACCAGCCCGAAGCCTACGTGCCGTCGTCGGACACCTTCATCGAGAAGGATGCATCGATCAACGACCACATCGAACAGATGCGGCTGTCCGCGACCAAGGCGCTGCTGGAGCGCAAGGACGCGATTATCGTTACGACGGTGTCGTGCATTTACGGTCTGGGCAGCCCGGAAACCTATCTGCGCATGGTCATGCACATTGATCGCGGCGACAAACTCGATCAGCGCGCCTTGCTGCGCCGTCTGGCGGACCTGCAATACACCCGCAATGACATGGACTTTGCCCGTGCGACCTTCCGAGTGCGTGGCGACGTGATCGACATCTACCCGGCCGAATCCGATCTTGAAGCGATCCGCATCGAATTGTTCGATGACGAAGTCGAAAGTCTGTCGGCGTTCGATCCGCTGACGGGCGAGGTGATCCGCAAGCTGCCGCGCTTTACCTTCTATCCGAAAAGCCACTACGTCACGCCCCGCGAGACGCTGGTCGAAGCGATGGAAAACATCAAGGTCGAGCTGCAGGAGCGTCTGGAATACCTGCGCAGCCAGAACAAACTGGTGGAAGCCCAGCGTCTGGAGCAACGCACCCGCTTCGACCTGGAAATGATGCTGGAGCTGGGTTATTGCAACGGCATCGAAAACTACTCGCGCTACCTGTCAGGTCGTCCGTCCGGCGCGCCGCCACCGACCCTGTTCGACTACCTGCCTGCCGATGCCTTGCTGGTGATCGACGAATCCCACGTCAGCGTGCCGCAGGTCGGCGCGATGTACAAAGGCGACCGTTCACGCAAGGAAACCCTGGTCGAGTACGGTTTCCGCCTGCCATCGGCGCTGGATAACCGGCCCATGCGCTTTGACGAGTGGGAAGCGATCAGCCCGCAGACCATATTCGTCTCGGCGACGCCGGGCAACTACGAGGCGGAACACGCCGGGCGCGTGGTCGAGCAGGTGGTTCGCCCGACCGGCCTGGTCGACCCGCAGATCGAGATCCGCCCGGCGCTGACTCAGGTCGATGACCTGCTGTCGGAAATCCACAAGCGCGCTGCGCTGGAAGAGCGGGTGCTGGTCACCACGCTGACCAAGCGCATGTCCGAGGACCTGACCGATTACCTGAGCGACCACGGTGTGCGCGTGCGCTACCTGCACTCGGACATCGACACGGTGGAGCGGGTCGAGATCATCCGCGACCTGCGATTGGGTACGTTTGACGTGCTGGTGGGCATCAACCTGCTGCGTGAAGGGCTGGACATGCCGGAAGTGTCGCTGGTGGCGATTCTTGATGCCGACAAGGAAGGTTTCCTGCGTTCCGACCGCTCGCTGATTCAGACCATTGGCCGGGCAGCGCGTAACCTCAATGGCCGGGCGATTCTGTATGCCGATCGCATTACCGGCTCCATGGAGCGCGCCATCGGCGAAACCGAGCGGCGTCGCGAGAAGCAGATCGCCTTCAACCTGGAGCATGGCATCACGCCCAAAGGGGTGTTCAAGGACGTCGCCGACATCATGGAAGGTGCCACCGTGCCAGGCTCGCGCAGCAAAAAGCGCAAAGGCATGGCCAAAGCCGCCGAAGAAAACGCCCGCTACGAAAACGAACTGCGCTCGCCGAGCGAGATCAACAAGCGCATACGCCAGCTGGAAGAAAAAATGTACCAACTGGCCCGCGATCTGGAATTCGAAGCCGCTGCGCAGATGCGCGACGAAATCGGCAAACTGCGCGAGCGCTTGCTGGCGGTTTGA
- the gltX gene encoding glutamate--tRNA ligase yields MTTVRTRIAPSPTGDPHVGTAYIALFNYCFAKQHGGEFILRIEDTDQLRSTRESEQQIFDALRWLGIEWSEGPDVGGPHGPYRQSERGEIYQKYAQQLVDLGHAFPCFCTAEELDEMRAEQQAKGETPRYDGRALLLSKEEVQRRLDAGEPHVIRMKVPTEGVCVVPDMLRGEVEIPWDRMDMQVLMKTDGLPTYFLANVVDDHLMGITHVLRGEEWLPSAPKLILLYEYFGWDKPQLCYMPLLRNPDKSKLSKRKNPTSVTFYERMGFMPEAMLNYLGRMGWSMPDEREKFSLQEMVDHFDLSRVSLGGPIFDIEKLSWLNGQWLRELPVEEFASRLKTWALNPDYMMKIAPHVQGRVETFSQVAPLAGFFFAGGVTPDARLFEHKKLSPEQVRQVMQLILWKLESLRQWEKERIMGCIQAVVEHLELKLRDAMPLMFAAITGQANSVSVTDAMEILGPDLTRFRLRQALDLLGGVSKKENKEWEKLLGAIA; encoded by the coding sequence ATGACCACCGTTCGTACCCGCATCGCGCCATCGCCCACGGGCGACCCCCACGTCGGCACGGCCTACATCGCGCTGTTCAACTACTGCTTTGCCAAACAGCACGGCGGCGAGTTCATTCTGCGCATTGAAGACACCGATCAGTTGCGCTCGACCCGCGAGTCCGAACAGCAGATCTTCGATGCACTGCGCTGGCTGGGCATTGAATGGAGCGAAGGCCCGGACGTCGGCGGCCCACACGGTCCTTATCGCCAAAGCGAGCGGGGCGAGATCTACCAGAAGTACGCGCAGCAACTGGTCGATCTGGGCCATGCTTTCCCGTGCTTCTGCACCGCTGAAGAGCTCGACGAGATGCGCGCCGAGCAGCAGGCCAAGGGTGAAACCCCGCGTTACGACGGTCGTGCCTTGCTGCTCTCCAAGGAAGAAGTCCAGCGCCGCCTGGACGCTGGCGAGCCGCACGTGATCCGCATGAAAGTGCCGACCGAAGGCGTCTGCGTAGTACCGGACATGTTGCGCGGTGAAGTTGAAATCCCGTGGGACCGCATGGACATGCAGGTCCTGATGAAGACTGACGGCTTGCCGACCTACTTCCTGGCCAACGTGGTCGATGACCATCTGATGGGCATCACCCACGTACTGCGTGGCGAAGAATGGCTGCCCTCGGCGCCGAAACTGATCCTCCTCTACGAATATTTCGGTTGGGACAAGCCGCAGCTGTGTTATATGCCGCTGCTGCGTAACCCGGACAAGAGCAAGTTGTCCAAGCGCAAGAACCCGACGTCGGTGACCTTCTATGAGCGTATGGGCTTCATGCCTGAAGCGATGCTCAACTATCTAGGCCGTATGGGCTGGTCGATGCCGGACGAGCGCGAGAAGTTCTCGCTGCAGGAAATGGTCGACCACTTCGACCTGTCCCGTGTCTCGCTGGGCGGGCCGATCTTCGATATCGAGAAGTTGTCCTGGCTCAATGGCCAGTGGCTGCGTGAACTGCCGGTCGAAGAGTTCGCCTCGCGCCTGAAAACCTGGGCGCTGAACCCCGACTACATGATGAAGATCGCGCCGCACGTGCAGGGCAGGGTGGAAACCTTCAGCCAGGTCGCACCGCTGGCAGGCTTCTTCTTCGCGGGCGGTGTCACGCCGGATGCCAGGTTGTTCGAGCACAAGAAACTGTCCCCGGAGCAAGTGCGCCAGGTCATGCAGTTGATCCTGTGGAAGCTGGAATCGCTGCGTCAATGGGAAAAGGAGCGGATCATGGGTTGCATCCAGGCGGTCGTCGAGCACCTCGAGCTCAAACTGCGTGATGCCATGCCCTTGATGTTCGCGGCGATTACCGGTCAGGCCAACTCGGTCTCGGTGACTGACGCGATGGAGATCCTCGGGCCGGACCTCACCCGCTTCCGCCTGCGTCAGGCACTGGATTTGCTGGGTGGTGTCTCGAAGAAAGAAAACAAGGAATGGGAAAAGCTTCTGGGTGCCATCGCCTGA
- a CDS encoding acyl-CoA thioesterase: MVWDRATPFVIDLNVAAEDIDGLGHANNAVYVSWLERCAWRHSQFLGLDLTEYRRLDRAMAVVRHEIDYLASAYENDDLQLATWITDWDSRLKMTRRFQLKRPADNLTLLRAQTTFVCIELSSGRPKRMPVEFIEGYGAAILDSDVPNPYVGQ; the protein is encoded by the coding sequence ATGGTCTGGGATCGGGCAACGCCTTTCGTCATTGATCTGAATGTCGCCGCCGAGGATATCGACGGGCTGGGGCATGCCAACAACGCAGTGTATGTCTCTTGGCTGGAGCGCTGCGCGTGGCGGCATTCGCAGTTTCTGGGGCTGGACCTGACCGAGTATCGGCGTCTGGATCGGGCCATGGCAGTGGTCAGGCACGAGATCGACTACCTGGCCAGCGCCTACGAGAACGACGACCTGCAACTGGCGACCTGGATCACTGACTGGGACAGCCGCCTGAAAATGACCCGCCGCTTTCAGCTCAAGCGACCTGCCGACAACCTGACACTGCTGCGCGCGCAAACCACTTTTGTCTGTATCGAACTGTCCAGTGGTCGGCCCAAGCGCATGCCGGTCGAGTTCATCGAGGGCTACGGCGCGGCCATTCTCGACAGCGACGTTCCCAATCCGTACGTCGGGCAGTAA